A single genomic interval of Nonomuraea rubra harbors:
- a CDS encoding alpha/beta fold hydrolase, whose product MPLESLVRTALGMRVAVWRSHGPGPAVVCLHGAGVSSRELLPFVRAMGVTHDAWSLDLPGFGRSEKPRAPLTLTALADAVAGWVAESGLQRPCLLGGSFGCQVAVDVAARHPGAAGALVLVGPTVDARARNPARLVGQWLRNSVRESPRMLPLNAADYLDAGPRQVLASFGISMRDRIEDKLPHVAVPALVVRGGKDRMVSQAWAEEVTRLLPRGRLVVMDGLPHMVPYKDPRGLAREVGAFLEAAW is encoded by the coding sequence GTGCCGCTCGAATCGCTGGTCCGCACCGCCCTCGGCATGAGAGTGGCGGTGTGGCGGAGTCACGGGCCCGGGCCCGCCGTGGTGTGCCTGCACGGCGCCGGGGTGTCGAGCCGGGAGCTGCTGCCGTTCGTGCGGGCCATGGGGGTCACGCACGACGCCTGGAGCCTGGACCTGCCCGGGTTCGGGCGCAGCGAGAAGCCGCGGGCGCCGCTGACGCTGACGGCGCTCGCCGACGCGGTGGCCGGCTGGGTGGCCGAGAGCGGGCTGCAGCGGCCGTGCCTGCTGGGCGGGTCGTTCGGCTGCCAGGTGGCGGTGGACGTGGCGGCCAGGCATCCGGGCGCGGCGGGCGCGCTGGTGCTGGTGGGACCGACCGTGGACGCGCGGGCCCGCAACCCGGCGAGGCTGGTGGGCCAGTGGCTGCGCAACTCGGTCCGGGAGAGCCCCCGCATGCTGCCGCTCAACGCGGCCGACTACCTCGACGCCGGGCCGCGCCAGGTGCTGGCCAGTTTCGGCATCTCGATGCGCGACCGGATCGAGGACAAGCTGCCCCACGTGGCCGTGCCCGCCCTGGTGGTGCGGGGCGGCAAGGACCGGATGGTGAGCCAGGCGTGGGCCGAGGAGGTGACCCGGCTGCTGCCGCGGGGGCGGCTGGTGGTCATGGACGGGCTGCCGCACATGGTGCCGTACAAGGATCCCCGGGGGCTGGCGCGCGAGGTCGGCGCGTTCCTGGAGGCGGCATGGTGA
- a CDS encoding aldo/keto reductase, translating to MPEQQARRVPGTDTPLEAITLGTSGLGGEPGGERLAAALVSGRFRQLDTSNEYAGGRSETLIGQVLGTAGEVTVFSKADRDPDTGVFDGDRVMRSFEETLSRLGVATLPFYHLHDPFTITVREAMAPGGAVPALVSLREQGLVGAIGIAAAGGTLVEDYIRTDAFDAVLTHNRYTLVDRGAEDILRMAAERRMTVFNAAPFGGGILSGSPRHASRYGYRPISPEFGRHVERVRELCDRWEIALPAAALHFSLREPRVHSTVVGISSVERLEALDALVDAVIPDGFWDDLRALGAPPPSPVD from the coding sequence GTGCCAGAGCAGCAGGCGCGCCGCGTGCCCGGGACGGACACTCCCCTGGAGGCGATCACCCTCGGCACCTCGGGGCTGGGCGGCGAGCCCGGCGGCGAACGACTGGCGGCGGCGCTGGTGTCCGGCCGGTTCCGGCAGCTCGACACCTCCAACGAGTACGCCGGCGGGCGCAGCGAGACGCTGATCGGCCAGGTGCTCGGCACGGCCGGCGAGGTGACCGTCTTCTCCAAGGCCGACCGGGACCCGGACACGGGCGTGTTCGACGGCGACCGGGTGATGCGCTCGTTCGAGGAGACGCTCTCCCGGCTCGGCGTCGCCACGCTGCCGTTCTACCACCTGCACGACCCGTTCACGATCACGGTGCGGGAGGCGATGGCGCCGGGCGGCGCGGTGCCGGCCCTGGTGTCGCTGCGCGAGCAGGGGCTGGTCGGCGCCATCGGCATCGCCGCCGCCGGCGGGACGCTGGTGGAGGACTACATCCGCACGGACGCGTTCGACGCGGTGCTCACCCACAACCGCTACACGCTGGTGGACCGGGGCGCCGAGGACATCCTGCGGATGGCGGCCGAGCGGCGGATGACGGTCTTCAACGCCGCGCCGTTCGGCGGCGGCATCCTGTCGGGCTCGCCGCGGCACGCCTCCCGGTACGGCTACCGCCCGATCTCGCCGGAGTTCGGGCGGCACGTGGAGCGGGTGCGGGAGCTGTGCGACCGGTGGGAGATCGCGCTCCCGGCCGCCGCCCTGCACTTCTCGCTGCGGGAGCCGCGGGTGCACTCCACGGTGGTGGGGATCTCCTCGGTGGAGCGGCTGGAGGCCCTGGACGCGCTGGTGGACGCGGTGATCCCGGACGGGTTCTGGGACGACCTGCGGGCGCTCGGCGCGCCGCCGCCGTCACCGGTGGACTGA
- a CDS encoding PP2C family protein-serine/threonine phosphatase, with the protein MRSDGERALGGLLAAMHLRGMEDLPREVAEHARAAGFSHVMIYVTDLQQQLLVPLPGQRDAAGEPLETLRIDATLPGRAFRAVSVVRTRSPQDEGTPLLWVPLLDGTERIGVIGLAAPQDGKLTETRAKDLASLVAVMVISKRPHSDSFARLVRARPLTLSAEVLWNLLPPGTFANDDVVVSTALEPAYEMGGDAFDYALDGTTLHVSIFDAMGHDTSAGLTASIAMAASRNNRIHGMELAAIGEAIDAAIREEFTGRFATGILARLDLRSGLLSWVNRGHHPPLVLRDGHLVASLASEPDPPMGFGLDVSTGLLHYQLEPGDRLLFYTDGVIEAQSPDGEVFGLERFIDFVVRREADGVSAPETLRRLIQAILAHQNGRLQDDATVVTVEWQTRRRFQLVL; encoded by the coding sequence GTGCGGAGCGACGGTGAGCGCGCCCTGGGCGGCCTGTTGGCCGCCATGCACCTGAGAGGCATGGAAGACCTGCCGCGTGAGGTCGCCGAGCACGCCAGGGCGGCCGGCTTCTCCCACGTCATGATCTACGTGACCGACCTGCAGCAGCAGCTCCTCGTCCCGCTGCCCGGCCAGCGTGACGCCGCGGGCGAGCCACTGGAGACCCTGCGCATCGACGCGACCCTGCCTGGCCGGGCCTTCCGCGCGGTGTCGGTCGTCCGCACCCGCTCGCCGCAGGACGAGGGGACGCCGCTGCTGTGGGTGCCGCTGCTGGACGGCACCGAACGGATCGGCGTGATCGGGCTGGCCGCGCCGCAGGACGGGAAGCTCACCGAGACGCGGGCCAAGGATCTGGCGTCCCTGGTGGCGGTGATGGTCATCAGCAAGCGGCCGCACAGCGACTCCTTCGCCCGCCTCGTACGCGCCCGCCCCCTCACCCTGTCGGCCGAGGTGCTGTGGAACCTGCTGCCGCCGGGCACGTTCGCCAACGACGACGTCGTGGTCAGCACCGCGCTGGAGCCCGCGTACGAGATGGGCGGCGACGCCTTCGACTACGCCCTCGACGGCACCACCCTGCACGTGTCCATCTTCGACGCCATGGGCCACGACACCTCCGCCGGCCTGACCGCCTCCATCGCCATGGCCGCCTCCCGCAACAACCGCATCCACGGCATGGAGCTCGCCGCGATCGGGGAGGCGATCGACGCGGCGATCAGGGAGGAGTTCACCGGCCGGTTCGCCACCGGGATCCTGGCCCGGCTCGACCTGCGCTCGGGGCTGCTGAGCTGGGTCAACCGGGGGCACCACCCGCCGCTGGTGCTGCGCGACGGCCATCTGGTGGCGAGCCTGGCGAGCGAGCCGGACCCGCCGATGGGCTTCGGCCTGGACGTCTCCACGGGGCTGCTGCACTACCAGCTCGAGCCCGGTGACCGGCTGCTGTTCTACACCGACGGCGTCATCGAGGCGCAGAGCCCGGACGGGGAGGTGTTCGGGCTGGAGCGGTTCATCGACTTCGTGGTACGGCGCGAGGCCGACGGGGTGTCGGCGCCGGAGACGCTGCGGCGGCTCATCCAGGCGATCCTGGCGCACCAGAACGGCCGGCTGCAGGACGACGCGACCGTGGTGACGGTGGAGTGGCAGACGCGGCGCCGCTTCCAGCTCGTCCTCTGA